The Lagenorhynchus albirostris chromosome 17, mLagAlb1.1, whole genome shotgun sequence nucleotide sequence AATGTGGAGCCAAATCATTATGTGCTCAGAGCCTTCCAGTGACTTTCTGTTTTACTGGGGGTAAAAGCTGAAGTCTTTACAGTGGCCTGCAAGACCCCAGTGATCTGGCCCCTTGCTGCCTCTTCCAGGTTATCATCtttgtctccctgtctctcttccccttcccctttcttcctcctcttgttACACACCCCCTTACCAGTCTCCCTCTCAATCACTATTCTGGCCACACTGGCCTGCCTGCCTTTTCTTGAAGGACCTAAGCTTCTCCCacttcagagcctttgcacttactGCCAGGTGTTCCCAGGGGTCACTTCATTCCGTTCAAATGTCGCCTTATCAGGGAGCTCTTCTCTGAAAATCCTGTTAAATATAGCACCTTCCTACATGCATTCCTCCTAACATAATTATTTGTACATTATTAACTCCCTGACCTCAAAAGAGGGAGTGCTGTGGGCTACTTCATTCTGTCACCACTGTATCCTTAAGACCCAGACGAGCCTGGCACCCCGTgggtgctgaatgaatgaatgaaggtggtGGTGATTCATTGTATGATTTTATTAAGTACAAAGGTCTTGGATTACTTAATAAATCTTTAAGAATTCACACGCAACTTTTAAAAACACTACATAAAATATGATAGGTTCGTATACATGCAAACTCTAACTTACCCACGATCTCTTGTTTCAACCTCTATTTGATGATGAGGCAGTTGCTTACCAATATTTAAATTATGcagcagacactgtgctaagatTATCCAGTTTAATCCCCACAATTCAGCATGTGTTGTTATCCATTTTCCAAAAAGGAAGTGAGGTTTAATGAGTTTGAAGCCAACTGAAGACaggaagtggcagggctggggttgGATCGTGGTGTGCCTAGCTCCAGAACCTGACTTCAGAAGGATGATGCGGCTGCTAAAATAAAAGCTTCCTGGAGATCCTTTTTAATGTTggtcatgtatatatatttaaatagaaagatatttaagaaataatgctTAGATTTGGAAATCaagtgtttaattttataattgttaagcagtaataaattataaatgagaTACTTTTTTACAAATTTTGAGCTAAAAGTGAGATCTCATGGCTCTTTGCCCAGTGACCTAGAATAGCTGTGTGATCTGGTTCatacaaacatattttaataCCCTACTTGGTGAGCTGTTGCTGTGGTTGTGACGGCTTTTGTGTGTGAGTCTGTAGCTACGGATAACACAGAGCTGGCTTGGAGTGCTGTGGGCTACTTCTCAAGAGGGAAGTGAGACATTAATTCACAAGTTAAGATTTTACAGTTAGCTTTGCGGTAGATGATTGCTCTTCAGAAAGACAGCCTCACACTCAAGGACAGAAACTCTACGATGGTAGGTGAAACAGAGAGGAAATTGCTAAGTACAAGGAAGAGGATATCAATGAAACAATGCCTAGTCCTCtttttcatttgctcattttctagAAGAGATGGAGCCAAACTCTAGTCAGAGTTGGGGGTTCAAACAGCCTCACGCTCTggttcttccttctctctgccaCTTCCTACTTACCCTCTTAGTCCACTGTTTGAGGCATGAATCCCCTTCCCGAAGACCTGTGTGATTGGACAACAGTAACCGGTATTTTTGGTAACACAACGACTAGATTGATAGAACCGACATTTCACTTACAGATTCCACATGCCTGTGAAGCAAGCAGTTGCTGTGGGTTGCACATGCCCCCTGTGGAAGGAAACAAGCCCTGGGGTAGTTGGTAACTAACTATATGAAACGAAATCTTGTACATATGTACTGAATATTGTCAGTAAggacataaatgtgttttttcattaCTACCATGAATCTTAAAATGTGACTCCACATTCAAGATAGTCTGTTGTCTAATCCACTCTGAAAAAAGAGCTGTAAGGTAACCTCGTCTTAGAGGTTCTGTTTGTACTATTGGGGAACAAATGTCAGACATGTGAGTGAGAACTAGTTAGAAGAACTGTCCAGCATTCCTCAATTCATTCATGACATGATAGcattaattattttcattggTCTTACCTAATGTGAGTGAAACTACCAAGTTTTTGCGTTTGCTAGTACCAAAACCTTGTGCTATAGATTTTGATTTCTTGTAGATTTTATGCTTTGTGTTGGGATGGCATGATCATTCCTCTCTTTTCACTGTGAGTTTAAAAAATGCAGGTTGTGTATTTCAAGGTATTACAGTGTGTGTATAATTCAGAATTTTCCCCCACGTATCTTGACTTCATTATTTAAAAGCTGCTGacatataatttttcaaagttttaaaaagtaattaaggcTGATTTTAGACAAGACTGTTTATGAACGGAGAAATAAGATAGGAAGTGACAATTAGCAGTGCCTTTTCAGGATTAGCCCATAAGGTGATATGAAGTATTCTTattgtgttctttaatttttgtggGCTTCGTGTCAcgacttcttcatttttttttttccattccaacATCTGCTGGCTTTTAAATGGAATAATTTCTTTGGTATTTTCAGTGTTTGAGGGTTGATTTGCGCATACCCAAGCAGCTGACTGGGTCAGATTTAGGATTGGGCTCTCATGCTGTGACCTTAATAACCAAAGCCTTTTTGGCCTTAAAATAggaaatgtaatttatttcattgttctttccttttttttttttttaaacaggctgCAGATACTTTGGCAGTGAGGCAAAAGAGAAGAATTTATGATATCACCAATGTCTTGGAAGGAATTGACCTAattgaaaaaaagtcaaaaaatagtATACAATGGAAGTAAGTTACAAACCAGTACTCTGTTCTaaaacctttgtttttcttctcagtgCTCTGTAAGATCTGACCTTTCTACCATTTGCCTCTCCGAAGGCCTCTATTTCAGCCATCTACTTTAGTCACACCAGCCCCACCTGTGTCCCTGGACACACCTCTTTGGGCTTCTGTATGTGTCACTTCTATGTTGGGATGTCCCCTTGCTCACTCCACTGTTTAATTTACACTCTTAAAATTCAGATCTTACTTTCTCCCTCAAGCTACTCATTTGGTACACACTGCATACTGCTTTGTATTATTAATTCCTCTCTGCTTAAGTATTTATCTGCCCGCCTAATATAAACTCCTTGAAAACAGGAACTGTGTCTTATACACAGGATTATGTACTTTGTAAATAATGGTTAGTTGAAATGCATGTTGTCATTTGTTAACTGTTGTATGTTTGAGTGTGATAAACACTTTCTGTTCCACAAATTTGTCCCCTTTAGCCTTAATTTTTTGGTTTATCTTAGCCAAAAATCccaccaaaatatattaaaaggttaTAATGTGTTTTACCAGCATCTCAGTCCATATAGTGAGACTTCCAGTGTGACAATTTGACTTTGACATCCTCTGGTGCCTCAGTCACCAGCCTGACCTTCTAGAAGACAAAAAGCACACTAGAACATGTTGAGAATTTGTGTACTTTGGTTGTTCTTGGCAATAAATTGTCTAAGCAAACATATTCAGAGGTATATGGTGCTTAAATTTTCTAAGGATTTTAATGCTTGATTTTTAGAAGAGTGTAAAGATTTTTGTCTTGAATATATTCAGTGAGTTTTACTACTACAAAAATTAAGTGATGTTTAACTGGGTCTGATACTGGGGATATTAATTCTCATATGTTTTTAAGAGGTGTAGGTGCTGGCTGTAATACTAAAGAAGTCATAGATAGATTAAGATATCTTAAAGCCGAAATTGAAGATCTAGAACTGAAGGAAAGAGAACTTGATCAGCAGAAGTTGTGGCTACAGCAAAGCATCAAAAATGTGATGGACGACTCCATTAATAATAGATATCCTTTTAAATacgctatacatatacataatatctACATATTCTTTCAGTCTGAAGATCAGTTACTTTATTCTAGTGTTTTTAGAGTTCAGTTTTGCAAGtgaatataacattttaattttataattcttctgatttatactaatattttaaaatttttacctttttaagttATACAGTGCATCAGTTAGCACCATTACTGTGTTGcattgagaaaaacaaattcacctACATTCAGTCTACCCATTGATAGGACGTAACATGCTAGCTAAAGTGTGCTTAGGGGGTCTACGAATTTGGAAGTCATTGTTAAGAGCATAGACATACTTAAATCATTCAGTGTTCTGAAGTAGTAAAAATTCAGCAGCTCtcaaagttttgaaaaattaattttggtttgaaaatgaaatattataggCCTGCAATCAGTCCAGGATACATTCCGCCTAACATGAACCCAAAGACAGTATTGACTGGAGGGTGGGGTTCCAAGGCTGGAGTATCTATTGTACTGGGAGGAAACATTATTAGTGATATACTCCATGTGTTTCTTATAGTCATTGTGTTCTCTTAGATATCTGTGACTCTCTTGATTTGTGAACTTACCTGTAGTCATATGGAACATTTTAACTACATTTATCTTGTACCACCTCTTAGGAACTTTTGACTAatgtatacaatttatttttcgtGTTGTCTTGTCTTTGGTGAACAAGTCCATGATCtcatttgttatttcctttctatgATCAGAACTCCTTAACAGTTTGATAATAATGGGGGTCTTCAACTGTGCCTTGTGGAACCCCAAGATTCAAAAAGCATTGAACTAGTTGATCATGCACTTTGCTGCACTGCTTTCCAAGATTGTGGCCACTCCCAATTCCCCAAACCATGACCCAAGAAGATTCTCGATGCAGAGGCTTGTATAGTTGCTCTTCACTCCCACTGAGAGCATCCTTTTTCCCATCAATATCCTTCCCCCTGAAGCTCCTGTCTCCATGAGGAATGTGTTTTCCATCTCTCTCCCAAGAGTTCTCaatgacagagaaatcaaaagtggCTTCTTCTTAGAGCAAAGGATGGACACTTCTCTTATGGACCTTTATGTGATTGTCTTTGCCTTTTCAGACTGAAGACTTGTGTTGTTTTTCATCTGACCATATGTGACAGTCCCTTCATGCATTTGGTCATTTTATTTTGGCCTTcagatttattatcttaattTAAATGTCTAGACCTTGATATAAATGTTGTTTCCTTAACTCTATGACAGTACATTTTCCTATGTAACTCATGAAGACATCTGTAATTGCTTTAATGGTAAGTACTGTTAGtaaattttttcttacattcttcCTGTAATCAACCTATTTAGTGTAACGTGATTCAAAATTCTCCATGCACTCACCCTAAGTCATTATTTTCAGGACTTGTGGACATTTTTGGGTTTCACTCTACAGTGCTATGTGTTGATAGGctgctttcatttctgtttccatGACAATAACTGCTTTTCCCTGCTTTCACTTCATTGCCCACATCAGTAGGTATAAACTATGTGTGGGAGAGGCACCTAAGTCAGCGATTAAGCAACAGCCTCAAAGTCACAGAATCACAGAGTCAATGACTAAACTTGAACTAGAACACGGTTCTCATTGGCActgtttatgaaaatatatgtagCAAGTGTGCTGGTCACAAATGGAACCCAAAGAAAGCATGAGGACAGAGTgaggtttatccattttattatcAGGAAAATTATTCCTCACCCTATTCCATCCCCAGCCTCCATGTTTTCCCCTTAAGATGACAATATATTAGTAACTAAAATGGGCGGTGGGGGCTGTATttccataatatatataatacaagtaaaatgaaattttgcaTACAGATTTATATTTAATTGTGCATGACCTATTAAAAGAGGACAGTCTTGTATCATGCACATACAAAAAATAATCTGCCGAACACCTTGCCAAGTGGAATCTGACTTTCATCTAAGATTACGTTGGTAATATATGTGGGCTTATTGCTCTACTTTGCCATCATATTTCCCAAGTTTTCAAAGAAAGGGGGAAGTATTTTTAATCTTCAACTCAGCAGAGACTGCTGTAGAATTTGGCTTCAAAAGTAAGTTCACTTAAGCTTAAGATTTCACTGTATCATACCTAATCTTTAGTGTCTCCAGTCATTTAAGTAGTATAAATACTTCAACTAAACAGTGTTATTTAACTAAGGCTAAAAGGTTTCAAGAATCTCAGACTTGACATGAGATTGGGTGAAAGCAGTTTGTTTATGAGAATAGAGCTAACACATTTAACCTGTTCTAAGGTCTAACACATAtattgcctcatttaatcctcaaaaaaaacCCTATGCAGTAAGTTAtattgcctccattttacagaattaAGAACCAAAGCCCAAGGTTACCTAGcttgggattcaaatccaagcaTTCTGACTCCACAGCCCACACTCTTGGCCAACCCACACTCTTGGCCACTGTATTACAGGATCAGtagtattttctaaaatgtaaaaatctttctttcttaatttttttcaccaGGTGATACACTTTTGGCCATTCAAGCACCTTCTGGTACACAGCTGGAGGTACCTATTCCAGAAATGGTATGTATGTAGGATAACTTTTGTTAAAATGGATCTACTGTTCCAAGAGggacaaatatattttctttagctGAACATGAGCTAATTGCAAACACTTTCAAGTTACTGCTTTTAAGGTGTCTGTTTGAAAGTACTGATATCTGAATTTAGATGTCTTCAGTACTTTGGTAAAATTATGGAAGTGACTGAATGAATCATTTAACATttaacttttcttaaaatttgattttatttgagCTAGAAGACATCAAGAATGAGTAATGATATAGTCAATAATCTTAAAAGATCAGTTTGACTATATCTATAACCAATAtaacaatcctgaggaaaaagttCACTTTAAATATCAACAATAATATATTGCTTTAAAttaggtcttttaaaaaacattttctggcTTATTGAGTCAGAGATATTTATTGACTCTATGCTAATATAAATTTCATGATTTTAGTTTTCAGATTCAAATTTCCTGAAACAAACTGATTTGAAAACTATAACAATCaaaaaagaggtagaaaaaatGACTGTTAtcacctccctctcttctcccagcTATTCTAGAACTTTGTATTTAGGCGTTTACATTACTGGTTTCTGAAGCCTCGGGATACAAATTACCTTTTTGAAATGGAGGGACTTTACATTTATATCTCTGTAGGAAAACTCAGTTGTCTTTGTGCTTTGCTGAATGAAGAAAAGTTTCGACCTGTGAAATAGCTGCCATTTAAGACCGCACATTCAGATGACCACATCCATGGCGGCCGATGCCAGGGGACGGGGTTCCATATATGTGGAGAATGCTTGGAGTGCTGCTGCACACTGACATGTATAATTACACACAAATAGATGGTTTCCAGAATTCTACAACTGGGAGTTGCCCAGTATTTAAGAAAAGCTTACTTTTAGGGGCAAGTGGTTTATAGCACTCAATATCCCATTCTAGGTCTCTATGTTTTGACTTAGCGGCTTAATTTTCTCGTAGTTAGTCCCTATAGCTTTGCCtgtcttatttttaatgtttcagcTTACCTAGAAATGTTGgcctttattcatttgtttgtgcCCACTAACTTCAAAGGGTCAGAATGGACAAAAGAAATACCAGATCAATCTAAAGAGTCATTCCGGACCTATCCACGTGCTGCTTATAAATAAAGAGTCCAGCTCCTCTAAGCCCGTGGTTTTTCCTGTTCCCCCACCTGATGACCTCACACAGCCTTCCTCTCAGCCCTCGACTCCAGTGCCTCCACAGAAATCCAACATGGCAACTCAGAACTTGCCTGAGcaacatgtctccgaaagaagcCAGAATCTTCAGCAGACTCCAGCCACAGACTTATCTTCAGGTGGGTTCAGagcctttgttttaaaaagtagaggggagggcttccctggtggcgcagtggttgagagtccgcctgccaatgcaggggacacgggttcgtgccccggtccgggaagatcccacatgccgcggagcggctgggcacgtgagccgtggctgctgagcctgagcgtccggagcctgtgctccgcaacgggagaggccacaacagtgagaggcccgcgtaccgcaaaaaacaaaaaaaacaaacagaaaagtagaGGGGAAAATATGAATGCTGTGTTGAACAAGTTGGAGAGCTTTTCTGAATTTCTCAATTGTGATGTTATTTTATTATCTAGTATAGGAGGCAAAATAGTAAACCTGATCAACAagtattaattttgtgtcttctgtgtgcccagcactggaATATGTATTatgaggaaaatttaaaaaacagatccTGTCTTTAATTATACTACTACTAGTTGTTTCATAGactgtgtaaatatatatatttgcagtTTTCCTTAGGATTCCATTTTTGGAATTAAACCAGATttgttcccccaccccccttttacTATTTACATGTCAGCTTTTTATCTGCGATTTACTTTGTAAGGTTCTTTTATCTCTTAGTAACTCTagtatatataattgaaatttgttcTATGTTTAATAAAAATCATACTAGGGACAACTATAGTGACTTATGTCTCCTGTTTCTCTGTATTCTCTATTGttatactttttatttggaaagctTAGTTTTATAGAGTTGATAAGTGGTCTCAACTCCAATTATTTAGGAAATCTTGCCTTCCTAAGTTGTTTGATCTGTGAAATGATAAATAGCTAAAAACTGGGCATCAGGAATAGGGGccacatttcttaaatttataaaatttcctCAGCATCCAGTCCTTTCCCTTGGTTATTACATGGCTAGGTATTTACCAACTCCTTAGTGGTTGCAAATAAAGGACCCATggttgctgaatgaatgattgcCATGCAATCTAGACGTAGTATtgcagataatttaaaataactatattgtatatattccactttgtttatttttacctttatcCTTTTGGGATGTGGTCTACTCTTTGAGTTCACAATAGGTAAGAGTGAGCCTAAAAAGATCTTACTGGACACAGAATATTTTTCAGCTTCTTGTTGCCCATGTCCTTCCCCTATAAGTATTTCCACACCATAGGCCACAGGGATGCACAACAGAAAGTGTCATCTTTCAAAAGCTTATAATCTAATTGGGAAGAATAAAGTAGGCAGGTTTATGGTTTAGCTCAGACACAATTAGTACATTGGCTTTCACAAAGCATTAAAGAAACTTTAGAGCATTTCATTTCCGTACATGATTTTGTATTTGGAAAtagtaaagaaaacaatttggGGCCAGATTAGAGAGGGCCTTGAATATCAGACTGAGTTAGGACTTTGACCTATAAACCAATGAAGATTTGTGACCAGGGAAGTGGCACGTTTAGAACTGTATACTGGTGAACACAGAAGTAACGTCATTAGGAAAGAAGAGACTTCTGGCCCTGGGAAGAAGAGATTAGAGGCAATGAAGACAGAAGATAAGATGTTTGCAGTTATGCAACTGTGAGAGAACATTGAGGCTAAAGTGGGATGATGACAATGGGActggaaagagaaataaggaagatTTGAGAAATACTCTTTAGGCAAAATAAGTAACCTTTGATGTGTGAGATCTGAAGATGAAGTTAACAGGAGGACTGTAAAGTGATGTTGCACTTTTAAGGTTGAGTCATAGGGAGAATTATGGTAACACTGACTTTAAAAACTGAGGAGTCAGTTTTGGGAAAACAATGATGAGTTTTGGGGCTACATCTTGAGTTCAGAAGTTTAAAAGTAATGCCAGGTACAGATTAGTTGTCATGAAAATTCTGTTTCCATAAAGTTCTAGTActttaatttcatacttttttgtgtgtgtgtgtggtacacgggcctctcactgttgtggcctctcccgttgcggagcacaggctccggacgtgcaggctcagcagccatggctcacgggcccagccgctccacggcatgtgggatcttcccggaccggggcacgaacccgtgtctcctgcaccggcaggcggactctcaaccactgcgccaccagggaagccctaatttcgtACTTTTAATCAAGATGCTGATGTTAAATATAACTGTGCTTAATATATACTGTGTTTAAATATATGCTGTTTAAATGTAACTGCCTTTTTgctgttaaaatatataaagagaagtGTAAAAAAAGCTTTATCACATTTCTTTTTCCAGCGGGATCTATTAGTGGAGATATCATTGATGAGTTAATGTCTTCTGATGGTAAgtagttaaaaattttaataaatataacctTATACATCAATAATGCTTTTCTAGAATTTATGAGTGGCAcatgatttaaaagaaatgaagaacctATATTTTTTAACTGCTTAATGTACTATGATGATTCATAGTAAGTTATAGGCATCCTTCAGATTTTTTTGCCTGCATTTTgaggaaaaagaattcataaggGGATACTCATCACTTTTACTGAATAAAGTTCTAAATTGTTGGCATACTAGCCCTTTTTACACCTGAAGAATTTGGCCAAGAAGAGTAAAACAGTGTATCTGAGTCAACAGGAAATCTGAAAAGTTTTGTAAATACTCCTACCATGGCCAACTTCAAGCTGCCAATGTGAAGTCAGTATTACTAAGATTAGCCACATCATCGTCTAATCTGAAGTAATTCTTAAAAATCAACTAGCTATAATATGGTAGTTACTTTAGCAAttactctctgggcctcaccttTCTAAAAGTTCTTGGATTCAGAGTCCTGGTTCCTAACAAATATGTATAGCCGAGACCTAGGAAGTAGCAGCTGTTAAATTAGCCAATGGCACAGTAACCACTTAGACATTTATCAAACACTTCTGTAAAAGCAGAGAATTTCagcatatttattaatttatgtctAGTTCCTTTCTCTGTTTTCGAAGTGGTAGCTTATTTAGCAGAtcagagaaaatactttgagCAGTGTTTCTGAATCATAAATTTTAGTGACAAGTTCAACCAATAAAAACTAACTTGTTTCTCAAGCTAACACCTATAATCAATGCATAAAATGTCTTTAAAGAAGAATCTttcaaaatatacacaaaatataagTCATTAATTTGATCATTACATTTcctattacatatttttaaaaaattgctgtaTAACAGGGGAAACATAATTTGGCTTGATGTTTTTGATAGTATTTTATGTTAGACATCATTACCTGTATGTAGAAACCATCTTTaacactgaatttattttttgcttgcaGTGTTTCCGCTTTTACGGCTTTCTCCGACCCCGGCAGATGACTACAACTTTAATTTAGATGATAATGAAGGAGTTTGTGATCTGTTTGATGTCCAGATACTAAATTATTAGATTCCATGGAAACCTGGGACTGTTATCTACCTCTAACTGTGTAACATTTTAGACGTCTTAAcctaagtatttaaaataatgaatgtaaCATCTTTTTAGTTCACTGATTCTGAAATGTTCTTCCctaatactttcttttttacttcacaAAACTTCAACcataagaacaaaggattctgattGCTTCAGGGGAAAAAGTGATTTCATATCTACCAACTCCCTACCCTCAAGTAATTACATTCTGGAATTTCAacttttcctcccattctgaaccttctgtttttttccttatacGAGAGGAAAGTTAAAGTAGActtaaggtcatcaaaaacaaaaaagttggcCAAGGGCTCATCATTTGTTTGTCTTACATTTTTACTGCCACGAGACTGTCCGTATTTCTGTGTATCCTCTGATCCAGACATTCAC carries:
- the E2F5 gene encoding transcription factor E2F5, with translation MAAAEPAGSGQPAPQGQGQGQRPQPQQSQAQPPPPPPPPLGGGGGGSSRHEKSLGLLTTKFVSLLQEAKDGVLDLKAAADTLAVRQKRRIYDITNVLEGIDLIEKKSKNSIQWKGVGAGCNTKEVIDRLRYLKAEIEDLELKERELDQQKLWLQQSIKNVMDDSINNRFSYVTHEDICNCFNGDTLLAIQAPSGTQLEVPIPEMGQNGQKKYQINLKSHSGPIHVLLINKESSSSKPVVFPVPPPDDLTQPSSQPSTPVPPQKSNMATQNLPEQHVSERSQNLQQTPATDLSSAGSISGDIIDELMSSDVFPLLRLSPTPADDYNFNLDDNEGVCDLFDVQILNY